ATACCAACGGCATCCAGAACTACGACAAGGAGAAGGTCATCCAGGCCCTCAACCAGGCCGCCGAGAAGCTGCGCGACAAGGTCATCCTGTAACGACAAAGCCGCCCGAGGGCGGCTTTTTCATGCCCCGCATCCAGGCTCAGGCGCGCGCCGGCTGCCAGTCGTCCTCGGCCAGCGGCTCGCCATCCAGCAGCGGCTGGCTGGCCAGGAACTCCAGGGCCGAGGCACGCCAGGACGAGCGCGCGGCCTGTTCGGCGCAGCGCCGTCGATCCAGCGCCAGCGCGGCCAGGCAGGCCTGGCCCAGGTCCTCGTCCATCACCCCGCTCACCCCCGCCTCCAGCACATCCAGCGGCCCGGCCACCGGGAAGGCCGCCACCGGCGTGCCGCAGGCCAGGGCCTCGAGCATCACCAGGCCGTAGGTGTCGGTGCGCGACGGGAATACCAGCACGCTGGCGGCGGCGAACTGCGCGGCCAGCGCCTCGCCCTGCAGGTAACCGAGGAAGTTGGCCTGTGGATAGTCGCGCTGCAGCTCGTCGCGCTCGGGGCCATCGCCGACCAGGCGCTTCTCGCCGGGCAACTGCAGGTCGAGAAAGGCGCGCAGGTTCTTCTCCGCCGCCAGCCGGCCGACGTAGAGGAACACCGGCGCGCCGGCGCCCTGTGGGCGCGGCTGGAACAGCGCGCTGTCCACCCCCTTGCGCCACAGCGCCAGGCGCTGCAGGCCCTGCCCGGCGAACTCCTGGCGCAGGCGCTCGGTGCTGACCAGCACGGCCTGGCTCGGCCGGTGGAAGCGGCGCAGGTAGGCATAGCCCCAGGCGAGCGGAATCCACGGCCAACGGGTGTGTACATATTCGGGAAAGCGCGTGTGGATGGCACTGGAGAAGGCCAGCCCGCGCCGCCTCAGCCAGCGCCGCGCGGCCCAGCCCAGCGGGCCCTCGGTGGCCAGGTGCACGCAGTCCGGACGGAAGTCGCGGATCGCCGCGCCGACCCGCCACAGGTCCCAGGCCAGGGGAATCTCCGGGTAGCTGGGACACGGCAGGTGCCTGAAGTCCTGCGGCGACAGCAGCTTGACCAGGTGCCCGAGAGCACGCAGCTCGCCGACCAGCGCCTGCAGGCTGGTGACCACGCCGTTGACCTGCGGATGCCAGGCATCGCTGACGATGAGGATCCTCATGCGGCCTGCCCGATGGCTGCCACTTCGGCGGCCTGCGCCTGGTCCTCGGCCAGCCGGTAGAGCTGGATGCTGCCATCCAGGTGCTCGATCAGCGCCGTGCAGGACTCCACCCAGTCGCCGCAGTTCATGTATTCCACGCCGCCCACCGGACGGATCTCGGCGTGGTGGATATGCCCGCAGACCACGCCGTCGAGGCCGCGCCTGACGCACTCGTGGGCGATGGCTTCCTCGAAGTCGCTGATGAAGTTCACCGCCGACTTGACCTTGTGCTTGAGGTAGGCCGACAGCGACCAGTAGCCGTAGCCCCAGCGCTCGCGCCAGTGGTTGAGCCAGCGGTTGAGGGTCAGGGTCAGCTCGTAGGCCGAATCGCCGAGGAAGGCCAACCAGCGGTGGTAGCGGGTGATCACGTCGAACTGGTCGCCGTGGATCACCAGCAGGCGGCGGCCGTCGGCCGTCTCGTGCACGGCCTCGTCGACCAGCTGGATGTTGCCGAGCATCAGCGTCGAGTAGCGGCGCAGGAATTCGTCGTGGTTGCCGGTGACGTAGATCACCTCGGTGCCGCGCTTGCTCATGGTCAGCAGGCGGCGGATCACGTTGGTATGGGCCTGCGGCCAGTAGATGCCGCCGCGCAGCTTCCAGCCGTCGATGATGTCGCCGACCAGGTAGATGCGGTCGGCCTGGTAGCGCTTGAGGAAGGCAGCCAGGCGCTCGGCCTGGCAATCGCGGGTTCCCAGGTGGACATCGGAAATCCACAGGGTGCGGACGTGCTGCTTGCGGCTGGGCTTGCTGCGCTCGGCGATGCTCATGGGCGGCCTCCGGCTGGGTTTGGCCAAGCGTGCGCCGCGGCGGTGAAGCGTCCGTGACGACGCGATGACCATTGCATGACAAGCCACCCCCGCCGGCGCGATGTACACTGACCGCTCGATCAGGAGTTCCGCCATGTCCCAGCTGCTCTCGCTGCGCCACTACCACCACGAGCAGATCGCCCACAGCCACGACCACGCCCAGCTGGTCTTCGGTCTCTCCGGCCGGCTCGACTTCGAGGTCGCCGGGCGCGGCTGCCAGGTCTCCAGCATGAGCCTGGCCGTGGTACCGCCCGCGGCCCACCACGCCTGCGCCAGCCCGGCCGGAAGCCGCTGCCTGGTGCTGGACGTGCCGCAGGATGGCTGGCTGCAGCAGCGCCTAGGCCACCATGCCGAGGCCAGCCGGCGCCTGCTGGAGACCCCGGGGCGGGTGCAGCTGAGCCCGGCGCAGAGCCAGCTGGTCGACTGGCTGGCGGCCAGCCCGATCGACGACGCGGTGATCGCCCAGCAGGGCGCCGCCCTGCTCCTCGCCAGCCTCAGCGGCGCCCCGGCGCTGGCGGCGCCGGCGGGCCTGCCGCTGGCCAGCCTCGACGCGCACATCGACCGGCACTGCGCCCACCCGCTGCAGGTGGCCGACCTGGCGCGCCTGTGCGGCCTGTCGGCGGCGCGCTTCCATACGCGCTTCCTCGCCGAGACCGGCCGCACGCCGATGGAGCATGTACGCCTGCGCCGCCTGCAGCTCGGCCGCCGCCTGCTGCTCGGCAGCCGTCTGGCGGTCGGCGAGATCGCCGCGCGGGTCGGCTACGCCTCGCAGAGCGCCTTCACCGCGGCCCTGGTGCGCGAACTGGGCGTCACCCCCAGCCAGCTGCGCCGCGAGTCGCGCGACAACGCCCGCGAGTAGCGCGACAGACCGGCGCCTGCCGCCGCGCCTAGACTGCTCCGAGCCATCAGGAGAATTTCGCGATGCAGATCATCGAGTGGCAGGACTTCGAGCGCGTGGAACTGCGCGTCGGCACCCTGCTCAGCGCCCGCCCCAATGACAAGGCGATCAAGCCGGCCTATGTGCTGGAAGTGGACCTCGGCGACCTCGGGGTGAAGACCTCCAGCGCCCAGCTCACCGCCCACTACGACGCCGCGGAACTGGTCGGCCGCCAGGTGCTGTGCGTGTGCAACTTCGCCCCCAAGCGGGTCGCCGGGGTGCGCTCGGAAGTGCTGGTGACCGGCGTCTACGACAGCGATGGCAAAGTGGTGCTGGCCAGCTTCGACAAGCCCCTGCCCAACGGCGCCCGCCTGGCCTGAGCGATGGCAGGCGCCAGGCGGTGACGCCATGGCGCCTCGTCCGGCCCCCGGAAAACCCCACTTTTCTTAATCCTGCAGTCTGGAAGTCCCATGCAGCACCGCACCGCCCTCTTCGCCCTGCACCTGGGCGCCCTGTTCTTCGGCCTGTCCGGCATCTTCGGCAAGCTGGCCCTGGCCGCCCCAGTGGTCATCGTTTTCGGCCGCGCCCTGTTCGCCGTGCTGGCCCTGCTGCCACTGACCCGCCTCGGCGAGGCGGTGGCCCGGCTGAGCTGGAACAGGCGCCTGGCCCTGGCCGGCGCCGGCCTGCTGCTGGGTGGCCACTGGTGGGCCTTCTTCATCGCGGTGAAGGTGTCCGGGGTGGCGGTGGCCACGCTCGGCTTCGCCAGCTTCCCGGCCTTCACCGTGCTGCTCGAGGGGCTGCTGTTCCGCGAGAAGGTGCGCCTGGCCGAATGGGGCGTGGTCGGCCTGGTCAGCCTCGGCCTGGTGCTGGTCACCCCGCACTTCGACCTCGGCAGCGACGCCACCCTGGGCCTGGCCTGGGCGGTGTTCTCCGGGCTGCTGTTCGCCATGGTCTCGGTGTCCAACCGCGCCACCACGGCCGGGGTCAAGCCGGCCCAGGCGGCGCTCTGGCAGAACCTGGCGATCGCCCTGGTCAGCCTGCCGCTGGCCTGGTCGGCACTGCCCACGGTGCGGGCCCTGGACTGGCTGTGGATCGCCCTGCTCGGCCTGCTCTGCACGGCCCTGGCACACAGCCTGTTCGTCGCCAGCCTGCGCGTGCTCAACGCGCGCAGCGCCTCGGTGGTGTTCGCCCTGGAGCCGGTCTACGGCATCGCCTTCGCCTGGTGGCTGTTCAGCGAGCAGCCGACCCTGCGCATGCTCTTCGGCGGCAGCCTGATCCTGCTCGCCACGCTGATCTCGGCGCGCCTGAGCAAGCGCGCCGCCAGCGTGGAGGATCTGGGCTAGCTCGCACCCGCAACGGCGCCGCACCGGAGCCGACAGGCCTAGCGGTCGTTGTGGCCGAGGTCGCGCTGCGGGTCGATCAGGTCGCGCAGGCGCTGCTTGAGCACCTTGGCCTCGGGAAAGCCGCCATCGGCCTTGCGCTCCCACAGCTGCACGCCGTCGCAGGTGATGCGGAACACCCCGCCCGTGCCCGGCTCCAGGCTGACCATGGCCAGTTCGTCGGCGAAGGTGCTGAGCAGCTCCTGGGCCAGCCAGGCGGCGCGTAGCAGCCACTGGCACTGGGTGCAGTAGCTGATCACCACGTGCGGCTTGCCCATCAGGACTTTTCCAGGTTGGCCAGGATACGTGCGTGCACCTGCTGGCAGAGGCGCTGATCTTCCTCGCTGACGCCGGCGAACAGCTCCTTGCGCAGCTGCAGGGCGATGCTCTCGATCTGCACGATCAGCGGCCGCGCCTTGTCGGTGAGCACCACCTTCTTGGCGCGGCGGTCCTCCGGCACGGCGATGCGTTGCACCAGCTCCTGGGCCTCCAGGCCGTCGAGCAGGCGGGCCAGGGTCGGCCCCTCGACACCCACCGTCTGCGCCAGCTCGCGCTGGGTCGGCGGCTCCTTGAGCAGGGCCAGGTGCAGCAGCACCAGCCAGCGTGCCTGGGACAGGCCCAGGCCGGACAGTCGACGATCCAGCTCGGCGCGCCAGGCGCGGGAAAGCTGGGCCAGTTGCATACCGAAACTGTGTTGCGCAAAGTTCTGCATAGTTGACTCTCGCTGGTCCTCGCCGCTGCCCGCATCCCCTGTTCCCGGCGGACAGCAGAAAAACCTAATTATTAGTCAACTAACCATAACTCCTGAAAAGCCCGTCGCCAAGCCCGCCGTTACCATTTGACATACTGGTCTTCGACGAAGCCCCACAGGTTGTCGATGCGCAGCGGCGCGCGCCCCGGCGGGCGCAGGGTGCCCTGGAAGCGCCCGAACACCTGCTTGAAGTTGCTGGCCAGCAGGCCCAGGTCGAGCTGCTCGCGGTGCAGGCCATGGCCGTGGAACTGCAGCTCGACCTGGCCGTCAGCCGAGAGGATCTGCCAGGGCTTGAGCGGGTCGTCGCGGTCGAACTGGAAATGCACGCCGCCGACCGGCAGCAAGGCGCCATCCAGCCAGTAGCAGTTCTCGCTGAAGCTGGTCTCGTTGACCCCGCACGACAGGTTCAGGCCGACCCGCGTGCCGCCCAGCGCACCGGACAGGCAGGCCCAGTTCCAGTTCGTCTCCGGCCGCATGTAGCCGGCCGACCAGTCGTGGTGGGCGAAGGCATTCAGCGCCGTCAGGTCGAAGTCGCCCAGGGCGCTGTGCACCTGGCCGTGGCAGCGCACGCCGGCCACCTTCTGCGCGTAGACCCAGCCGTTGACCGCCGTTGGCGTGCAGATGCACATGGGCTGCAACTGCTGCTCGGAGAAGCTCGCCTCGATGCGCGTGCCGTCGTCCAGTTCCACCAGCAGGTGCTTGTCCGGGCCCTGGTTGCTCAGGCGCAGCCGGTTGGCGCCGCTGCGCAGCTCGCAGACGCCGGCGTTGGGCCGCGGCGAGAACGCCGTGCCGAGGCCCAGCGGGCGCCTGAACTGACGCTCGAGCATGCGCCCGCTGGCCGGGTGGAACAGGTAGACGAAGCCGGCGCCGAGCAGGCTGATGTCGGCCAGCGCGCAGCCGCCGATCAGCTCGTCGCTGACGATGCCGAAGTACTGGAACTGGTGGTAGCGCCGCCACTTGGCCAGGGCACCGAGGCGCCGCCCCATCGGCGAGCGGAAGTCGAAGTCGCGCCAGTTCACCTCGCCCGGCGCCGCCGGGAAGATGCCGTAGTGGGGTTGGCCGTTGGCCTGGATCAGTCGTTCCATGAGTACTGCCGGCAGTGGAAAGCCACGATCCTAGCAGCCGCGCGGCGACATCACAGGGACCGTTGGCGCCAGCCCGGGTGGCGCTTCAGGTCACCACCTGGTTGCGGCCGAAGGCCTTGGCCTCGTAGAGGGCACGGTCGGCATGGCCGCAGAGGCTGAAGGGGTCCTCCTCGGCCTGCGGCTGCAGGCAGGAGACGCCAATGGACAGGGTCAGCACCGCCGCCGTGGGCGAGCCGGCATGGGCGATGGCGCAAGCCTGCAGGGCCTGGCGCAGGGCCTCGGCACGCTGGCGCGCCTCCTCGGCACCGATGCCGTAGAGCAGCACGGCGAACTCCTCGCCGCCGAGGCGCACGGCCATGTCCAGCGGGCGCCGGGCGGCGCTCAGCAGCACCGTACCGACCTGCTGCAGGGCACGATCGCCGGCCTGGTGGCCGTAGTGGTCGTTGTACGCCTTGAAGTGATCGACATCGCACAGTAACAGGGCCAGCGGCTTGCCCTCGCGCTGGGCCTGGCGCCACAGGCGCGGCAGCTCGCGGTCGAAGCTGCGCCGATTGTGCAACCCGGTGAGGCTGTCCTGGTGCGCCAGCTGGCCCATCAGGTGGCTGACCAGGAAGTGCTCGCGCGACTTCAGCTCCAGCACGTAGCAGCCCACCGCGCCAATCAGGTTACCGCACACCAGGAACAGCAGGTTGTTGTACAGGCGCTCCGGCGCCAGTCCGCCCAGCCATTCGAGCAGGCCATAGATCAGCAGTACCAGCAGCGAGGCGCTGGCGGCCTCGACCAGGCGCAGGCCGGCCAGGAAGTAGCCGGCGATACACACCAGCAGCAGACCTTCGTAGGGGAAGAAGGGATCCTGGCTGTGGCCGAGGGTGATGATGGCCGCGGTACCAATGCCCATTGCCAGCATGCCCACCAGCATCATGGTCGTCTGCCGTGGCGACAGGCCGCTATGCGCCATGTTCCAGGCCAGGGCCAGCAACAGCAGGGCCACCACCAGGCGGATGGCCAGCATGGCGAGCAGCAGGGAGCCGTCGACCATAAAGATGTCGACCCCGGCGAAGGCCAGCCAGACCACCAGGGCGAAGGCCAGGGCCGTGCGCTTGAGCTCGAAGCTGTCGCGCAGCAGGTAGTCGCGGTATTCGCGCTCCAGCCCGGCGCCGAAACGCAGGCGGCGGAAGCCCCGTGCCAACTGGTCGGCATAGGGGCTGGAGCGGACTTCGGCCAACCATTCTGGATGCGGCGCCACCTGTACCTCGCAAAGAAATCGTCAGGAGCACCCTAACGTTTTGAGACGCACGTCACAAGTTTGTCGCCGGTGATTTGGCGTAACCATTCGTTAACGCTCGCGGTCAGACCTCGAACTCGGCCTGCAGGGCGGCGCGCACGCAGTGCAACACGCCCTCCTCTACCCGCCCGGCGAACTGTTCGACCACTGCCGCCACCGGCGGCAGCTCGCCTTCGCCATCGAGGAAGGCATCCTGGATCTCGCCGAGCAGCTCCTCCGGCAGGTCCAGCGCCTGCTCCAGGGACAGCTGCTGGCGGCCGATGGCCTCGGCCAGCAGGTTGTACACGCTCTTCTCGCCGCAGTTGAGCTGAGCCGCGATCTGCGCCGGGGTCATGCCGGCGCGGGCCAGGCTGACCAGCTCGTGGCGCAGGTCGCTGACCACCCTGGGCGCCTCGGCGGACTCGCCGCCGGCCAGCACTTCGAGGAAGGCCTCGCCGTAGCGCTCCAGCTTGCGCGCGCCGACGCCGCTGACCCGGGCCATCTCGGACAGGTTGCGCGGCTGGCTGCGCAGCATCTCCAGCAGGGTCGAGTCGGGGAAGATGACGTAGGGCGGCACGCCGTGCTCCTCCGCCAGCTTGCGGCGCAGGGCGCGCAGCGCCTCCCACTGTTCGCGCTCCTCGCCGCGCACCAGCTGGCTGGCGCTGCTGCCGCTGGCCTTGGCCGCCTGCTGCGGCTTGAGGTCGCGGCGCAGCTCCAGGGTCACTTCCCCGCGCAGCAGTGGACGGCAGGCATCGGTCAGGCGCAGGCCGCCGTAGCCGTCCAGGTCGACGTCGGCCAGGCCGCGCGCCACCAGCTGGCGGAACAGGGTGCGCCAGTCGCCCTCGGCCAGCGCCTTGCCGATGCCGAACACCGGCAGGTGCTGGTGGCCGGCAGCGCGGATCTTGTCGTTCTCGCGGCCCAGCAGGATGTCCACCAGATGGCCGACGCCGTAGCGCTGGCCGCTGCGATAGATCGCCGACAGGGCCTGGCGCGCCGGCTCGGTGGCGTCCCAGGTCTGCACGTTGTCGACGCAGGTGTCGCAGTGCCCGCAGGGCTGCTCCAGCACCTCGTCGAAGTAGGCCAGCAGGGCCTGGCGGCGGCAGCGCGTCTCCTCGCACAGGGCCAGCATGGCATCGAGCTTGTGCTGCTCGACGCGCTTGTGCCGCTCGTCGCCCTCGGAGCCGGCGAGCATCTGCTTGAGGAAGATCACGTCCTGCAGGCCGTAGGCCATCCAGGCATCCGCCGGCAAGCCGTCGCGGCCGGCGCGACCGGTCTCCTGGTAGTAGGCTTCCAGCGACTTGGGCAGGTCGAGGTGGCAGACGAAGCGCACGTTGGGCTTGTCGATGCCCATGCCGAAGGCGATGGTCGCCACCATGATCAGCCCTTCCTCGTTGAGGAAGCGCTTCTGGTGGTAGGCGCGCAGCTCGTTGGGCAGGCCGGCGTGGTAGGGCAGCGCCGGATAACCCTGGGCGCTGAGGAAGTCGGCGACCTCCTCGACCTTCTTGCGCGACAGGCAGTAGACGATGCCGGCATCGCCCTTGCGCGCGGCGAGGAAGGCCAGCAGCTGCTTGCGCGGCTGATCCTTGGGCTGGATGCGGTAGAAGATGTTCGGCCGGTCGAAGCTGGAGAGGAAGCGCTCGGCGTTCTCCAGGTGCAGGCGCTGGGCGATCTCCTCGCGGGTGCGCTTGTCCGCCGTGGCGGTCAGGGCGATGCGCGGCACGCCGGGGAACAGCTCGGCGAGCTGGCCCAGCTGCAGGTATTCGGGACGGAAGTCGTGGCCCCACTGCGACACGCAGTGCGCCTCGTCGATGGCGAACAGGGCCACCTGCAGGCGCTGCAGGAAGGCCAGCATGCGCGGCTGTACCAGGCGCTCGGGGGCCAGGTAGAGGAACTTGATCTCACCGCGGCGGATGCGCTCGGCGATCTCGCGCTGCTCGTCGGCGCTCAGGGTCGAATTCAGCGCCACCGCGGCCACGCCCAGCTCGTCGAGGGTGGCGACCTGGTCGTCCATCAGCGCGATCAGCGGCGAGACGATCACCGCCAGGCCTTCGCGCAGCAGGCCGGGCACCTGGTAGCACAGCGACTTGCCGCCGCCGGTGGGCATCAGCACCAGGGCATCGCCGCCCGCGGCCACGCGCTCGATGATCGCCGCCTGGTTGCCGCGAAAGGCGTCGTAGCCGAATACGTCTTTGAGGATGCCAAGGGCCTGTTGGTCGAGCATGCCGGTCTCCGTTGCGAGCCGCGCAGTATACGCGAGGCGCGCCGGCGGCAGGCCATCGCCCGTCGGCCGTGCTTTTGCCGGCATGGGCGACTAGAATCCCGATGTTTACTCACTCAAGGTAGTCCCACGATGTCCTTCGCCGAGCAATTGTCCCGCCTGCAAGCCTTCCTCGATGCCGATGACCTGCACGAGGAGGCCCTGGACTACGTGGCCGCCCACGGCTACCTGACCGCCCTGTCGATCTGCCCCGAGCAGGTGCCCGAGCGCGAGTGGATCGACGCCCTGTTCGCCGAGCCGCCGCACTACCGCAGCGACATCGAGCGCGAGGAAGTGGAGATCACCCTGCAGCTGCTCAAGGCCCACATCGCCCGCCAGCTGGCCAGCGACGACGAGCCGGAAATCCCCTGCGAGCTCGACCTCGGCGACGATCCGGACGACTCCGAGCTGCGCGGCTGGTGCATCGGCTTCATGGAAGGCGTGTTCCTGCGCGAAGCCGTGTGGTTCGAGGATGCCGAGGACGAAGTCAGCGAGCTGCTGCTGCCGATCATGGTCGCCTCCGGCCTGTTCGACGAGCAGCCCGAATTCGCCGAGATTGCCCGCGAC
This DNA window, taken from Pseudomonas alcaligenes, encodes the following:
- a CDS encoding diguanylate cyclase domain-containing protein, translated to MAPHPEWLAEVRSSPYADQLARGFRRLRFGAGLEREYRDYLLRDSFELKRTALAFALVVWLAFAGVDIFMVDGSLLLAMLAIRLVVALLLLALAWNMAHSGLSPRQTTMMLVGMLAMGIGTAAIITLGHSQDPFFPYEGLLLVCIAGYFLAGLRLVEAASASLLVLLIYGLLEWLGGLAPERLYNNLLFLVCGNLIGAVGCYVLELKSREHFLVSHLMGQLAHQDSLTGLHNRRSFDRELPRLWRQAQREGKPLALLLCDVDHFKAYNDHYGHQAGDRALQQVGTVLLSAARRPLDMAVRLGGEEFAVLLYGIGAEEARQRAEALRQALQACAIAHAGSPTAAVLTLSIGVSCLQPQAEEDPFSLCGHADRALYEAKAFGRNQVVT
- a CDS encoding SelT/SelW/SelH family protein; protein product: MGKPHVVISYCTQCQWLLRAAWLAQELLSTFADELAMVSLEPGTGGVFRITCDGVQLWERKADGGFPEAKVLKQRLRDLIDPQRDLGHNDR
- a CDS encoding MarR family transcriptional regulator; the encoded protein is MQNFAQHSFGMQLAQLSRAWRAELDRRLSGLGLSQARWLVLLHLALLKEPPTQRELAQTVGVEGPTLARLLDGLEAQELVQRIAVPEDRRAKKVVLTDKARPLIVQIESIALQLRKELFAGVSEEDQRLCQQVHARILANLEKS
- a CDS encoding AraC family transcriptional regulator, producing MSQLLSLRHYHHEQIAHSHDHAQLVFGLSGRLDFEVAGRGCQVSSMSLAVVPPAAHHACASPAGSRCLVLDVPQDGWLQQRLGHHAEASRRLLETPGRVQLSPAQSQLVDWLAASPIDDAVIAQQGAALLLASLSGAPALAAPAGLPLASLDAHIDRHCAHPLQVADLARLCGLSAARFHTRFLAETGRTPMEHVRLRRLQLGRRLLLGSRLAVGEIAARVGYASQSAFTAALVRELGVTPSQLRRESRDNARE
- a CDS encoding UDP-2,3-diacylglucosamine diphosphatase; this encodes MSIAERSKPSRKQHVRTLWISDVHLGTRDCQAERLAAFLKRYQADRIYLVGDIIDGWKLRGGIYWPQAHTNVIRRLLTMSKRGTEVIYVTGNHDEFLRRYSTLMLGNIQLVDEAVHETADGRRLLVIHGDQFDVITRYHRWLAFLGDSAYELTLTLNRWLNHWRERWGYGYWSLSAYLKHKVKSAVNFISDFEEAIAHECVRRGLDGVVCGHIHHAEIRPVGGVEYMNCGDWVESCTALIEHLDGSIQLYRLAEDQAQAAEVAAIGQAA
- a CDS encoding DUF2804 domain-containing protein, with product MERLIQANGQPHYGIFPAAPGEVNWRDFDFRSPMGRRLGALAKWRRYHQFQYFGIVSDELIGGCALADISLLGAGFVYLFHPASGRMLERQFRRPLGLGTAFSPRPNAGVCELRSGANRLRLSNQGPDKHLLVELDDGTRIEASFSEQQLQPMCICTPTAVNGWVYAQKVAGVRCHGQVHSALGDFDLTALNAFAHHDWSAGYMRPETNWNWACLSGALGGTRVGLNLSCGVNETSFSENCYWLDGALLPVGGVHFQFDRDDPLKPWQILSADGQVELQFHGHGLHREQLDLGLLASNFKQVFGRFQGTLRPPGRAPLRIDNLWGFVEDQYVKW
- a CDS encoding glycosyltransferase family 4 protein, whose product is MRILIVSDAWHPQVNGVVTSLQALVGELRALGHLVKLLSPQDFRHLPCPSYPEIPLAWDLWRVGAAIRDFRPDCVHLATEGPLGWAARRWLRRRGLAFSSAIHTRFPEYVHTRWPWIPLAWGYAYLRRFHRPSQAVLVSTERLRQEFAGQGLQRLALWRKGVDSALFQPRPQGAGAPVFLYVGRLAAEKNLRAFLDLQLPGEKRLVGDGPERDELQRDYPQANFLGYLQGEALAAQFAAASVLVFPSRTDTYGLVMLEALACGTPVAAFPVAGPLDVLEAGVSGVMDEDLGQACLAALALDRRRCAEQAARSSWRASALEFLASQPLLDGEPLAEDDWQPARA
- the recQ gene encoding DNA helicase RecQ, which produces MLDQQALGILKDVFGYDAFRGNQAAIIERVAAGGDALVLMPTGGGKSLCYQVPGLLREGLAVIVSPLIALMDDQVATLDELGVAAVALNSTLSADEQREIAERIRRGEIKFLYLAPERLVQPRMLAFLQRLQVALFAIDEAHCVSQWGHDFRPEYLQLGQLAELFPGVPRIALTATADKRTREEIAQRLHLENAERFLSSFDRPNIFYRIQPKDQPRKQLLAFLAARKGDAGIVYCLSRKKVEEVADFLSAQGYPALPYHAGLPNELRAYHQKRFLNEEGLIMVATIAFGMGIDKPNVRFVCHLDLPKSLEAYYQETGRAGRDGLPADAWMAYGLQDVIFLKQMLAGSEGDERHKRVEQHKLDAMLALCEETRCRRQALLAYFDEVLEQPCGHCDTCVDNVQTWDATEPARQALSAIYRSGQRYGVGHLVDILLGRENDKIRAAGHQHLPVFGIGKALAEGDWRTLFRQLVARGLADVDLDGYGGLRLTDACRPLLRGEVTLELRRDLKPQQAAKASGSSASQLVRGEEREQWEALRALRRKLAEEHGVPPYVIFPDSTLLEMLRSQPRNLSEMARVSGVGARKLERYGEAFLEVLAGGESAEAPRVVSDLRHELVSLARAGMTPAQIAAQLNCGEKSVYNLLAEAIGRQQLSLEQALDLPEELLGEIQDAFLDGEGELPPVAAVVEQFAGRVEEGVLHCVRAALQAEFEV
- a CDS encoding DMT family transporter yields the protein MQHRTALFALHLGALFFGLSGIFGKLALAAPVVIVFGRALFAVLALLPLTRLGEAVARLSWNRRLALAGAGLLLGGHWWAFFIAVKVSGVAVATLGFASFPAFTVLLEGLLFREKVRLAEWGVVGLVSLGLVLVTPHFDLGSDATLGLAWAVFSGLLFAMVSVSNRATTAGVKPAQAALWQNLAIALVSLPLAWSALPTVRALDWLWIALLGLLCTALAHSLFVASLRVLNARSASVVFALEPVYGIAFAWWLFSEQPTLRMLFGGSLILLATLISARLSKRAASVEDLG
- a CDS encoding YecA family protein gives rise to the protein MSFAEQLSRLQAFLDADDLHEEALDYVAAHGYLTALSICPEQVPEREWIDALFAEPPHYRSDIEREEVEITLQLLKAHIARQLASDDEPEIPCELDLGDDPDDSELRGWCIGFMEGVFLREAVWFEDAEDEVSELLLPIMVASGLFDEQPEFAEIARDRQLVDSMVEQIPELLTALFLLCQAPEEKPALLKPRHH
- a CDS encoding tRNA-binding protein, coding for MQIIEWQDFERVELRVGTLLSARPNDKAIKPAYVLEVDLGDLGVKTSSAQLTAHYDAAELVGRQVLCVCNFAPKRVAGVRSEVLVTGVYDSDGKVVLASFDKPLPNGARLA